A window of the Neofelis nebulosa isolate mNeoNeb1 chromosome 13, mNeoNeb1.pri, whole genome shotgun sequence genome harbors these coding sequences:
- the LGALS8 gene encoding galectin-8 isoform X1, giving the protein MMLSLNNLQNVIYNPVIPYVGTIPEQLEPGTLIVIRGHVPCDSDRFQVDLQCGSSVKPRADVAFHFNPRFKWSDCIVCNTLKNEKWGWEEITYDTPFKKEKSFEIVIMVLKDKFQVAVNGKHILLYAHRISPGKIDTLGIYGKVNIHSVGFSFSSDLRSTQTSTLELTEISKENVQKSGTSQFPSNRGDISKIVPRTVCTKSKGSTANHSLTCAKILPTNCLSKTLPFVARLNNSMGPGRTVVIKGEVNTNAKGFNVDLISGKSKDIALHLNPRLNIKAFVRNSFLHESWGEEERNITSFPFTPGMYFEMIIYCDVREFKVAVNGVHSLEYKHRFKELSNIDTLEIDGDIHLLEVRSW; this is encoded by the exons GTAATCCCCTATGTCGGGACGATTCCTGAGCAGTTGGAGCCTGGAACTTTGATTGTGATACGTGGGCATGTTCCTTGTGATTCGGACAG GTTCCAGGTGGATCTGCAGTGCGGCAGCAGCGTGAAGCCCCGCGCCGACGTGGCCTTTCATTTCAATCCACGCTTCAAGTGGTCCGACTGCATCGTCTGCAAtactctgaaaaatgaaaaatggggaTGGGAGGAGATCACCTACGACACgcctttcaaaaaagaaaaatcttttgagaTTGTGATTATGGTGTTGAAAGACAAATTCCAG GTGGCGGTAAATGGGAAACATATCCTGCTCTATGCCCACAGGATTAGCCCGGGGAAGATAGACACTCTGGGCATTTATGGCAAAGTGAATATTCACTCAGTTGGTTTTAGCTTCAGCTCG GATTTAAGAAGTACCCAGACGTCTACTCTGGAACTGACAGAGAtaagtaaagaaaat GTACAAAAGTCTGGCACATCACAGTTT CCTAGTAATAGAGGAGACATTTCTAAAATCGTACCCAGAACTGTCTGCACCAAGAGCAAAGGTTCGACTGCCAATCACAGTTTGACTTGCGCCAAAATACTACCTACCAACTGTTTGTCAAAG ACTCTGCCATTCGTTGCGAGGTTGAACAACTCGATGGGCCCTGGACGAACTGTCGTCATTAAAGGAGAAGTGAATACAAATGCCAAAGG CTTTAATGTTGACCTAATATCAGGAAAATCCAAGGATATTGCTCTCCACTTGAACCCACGCCTGAATATTAAAGCATTTGTAAGAAATTCTTTTCTTCACGAGTcctggggagaagaagagagaaatattacCTCTTTCCCATTTACTCCCGGGATGTACTTTGAG ATGATAATTTATTGTGATGTTAGAGAATTCAAGGTTGCCGTAAATGGTGTACACAGCCTGGAGTACAAGCACAGATTTAAAGAGCTCAGCAATATTGACACGCTGGAAATTGATGGAGATATTCACTTACTGGAAGTCAGAAGCTGGTAG
- the LGALS8 gene encoding galectin-8 isoform X3, with protein sequence MMLSLNNLQNVIYNPVIPYVGTIPEQLEPGTLIVIRGHVPCDSDRFQVDLQCGSSVKPRADVAFHFNPRFKWSDCIVCNTLKNEKWGWEEITYDTPFKKEKSFEIVIMVLKDKFQVAVNGKHILLYAHRISPGKIDTLGIYGKVNIHSVGFSFSSDLRSTQTSTLELTEISKENVQKSGTSQFTLPFVARLNNSMGPGRTVVIKGEVNTNAKGFNVDLISGKSKDIALHLNPRLNIKAFVRNSFLHESWGEEERNITSFPFTPGMYFEMIIYCDVREFKVAVNGVHSLEYKHRFKELSNIDTLEIDGDIHLLEVRSW encoded by the exons GTAATCCCCTATGTCGGGACGATTCCTGAGCAGTTGGAGCCTGGAACTTTGATTGTGATACGTGGGCATGTTCCTTGTGATTCGGACAG GTTCCAGGTGGATCTGCAGTGCGGCAGCAGCGTGAAGCCCCGCGCCGACGTGGCCTTTCATTTCAATCCACGCTTCAAGTGGTCCGACTGCATCGTCTGCAAtactctgaaaaatgaaaaatggggaTGGGAGGAGATCACCTACGACACgcctttcaaaaaagaaaaatcttttgagaTTGTGATTATGGTGTTGAAAGACAAATTCCAG GTGGCGGTAAATGGGAAACATATCCTGCTCTATGCCCACAGGATTAGCCCGGGGAAGATAGACACTCTGGGCATTTATGGCAAAGTGAATATTCACTCAGTTGGTTTTAGCTTCAGCTCG GATTTAAGAAGTACCCAGACGTCTACTCTGGAACTGACAGAGAtaagtaaagaaaat GTACAAAAGTCTGGCACATCACAGTTT ACTCTGCCATTCGTTGCGAGGTTGAACAACTCGATGGGCCCTGGACGAACTGTCGTCATTAAAGGAGAAGTGAATACAAATGCCAAAGG CTTTAATGTTGACCTAATATCAGGAAAATCCAAGGATATTGCTCTCCACTTGAACCCACGCCTGAATATTAAAGCATTTGTAAGAAATTCTTTTCTTCACGAGTcctggggagaagaagagagaaatattacCTCTTTCCCATTTACTCCCGGGATGTACTTTGAG ATGATAATTTATTGTGATGTTAGAGAATTCAAGGTTGCCGTAAATGGTGTACACAGCCTGGAGTACAAGCACAGATTTAAAGAGCTCAGCAATATTGACACGCTGGAAATTGATGGAGATATTCACTTACTGGAAGTCAGAAGCTGGTAG
- the LGALS8 gene encoding galectin-8 isoform X2: protein MMLSLNNLQNVIYNPVIPYVGTIPEQLEPGTLIVIRGHVPCDSDRFQVDLQCGSSVKPRADVAFHFNPRFKWSDCIVCNTLKNEKWGWEEITYDTPFKKEKSFEIVIMVLKDKFQVAVNGKHILLYAHRISPGKIDTLGIYGKVNIHSVGFSFSSVQKSGTSQFPSNRGDISKIVPRTVCTKSKGSTANHSLTCAKILPTNCLSKTLPFVARLNNSMGPGRTVVIKGEVNTNAKGFNVDLISGKSKDIALHLNPRLNIKAFVRNSFLHESWGEEERNITSFPFTPGMYFEMIIYCDVREFKVAVNGVHSLEYKHRFKELSNIDTLEIDGDIHLLEVRSW, encoded by the exons GTAATCCCCTATGTCGGGACGATTCCTGAGCAGTTGGAGCCTGGAACTTTGATTGTGATACGTGGGCATGTTCCTTGTGATTCGGACAG GTTCCAGGTGGATCTGCAGTGCGGCAGCAGCGTGAAGCCCCGCGCCGACGTGGCCTTTCATTTCAATCCACGCTTCAAGTGGTCCGACTGCATCGTCTGCAAtactctgaaaaatgaaaaatggggaTGGGAGGAGATCACCTACGACACgcctttcaaaaaagaaaaatcttttgagaTTGTGATTATGGTGTTGAAAGACAAATTCCAG GTGGCGGTAAATGGGAAACATATCCTGCTCTATGCCCACAGGATTAGCCCGGGGAAGATAGACACTCTGGGCATTTATGGCAAAGTGAATATTCACTCAGTTGGTTTTAGCTTCAGCTCG GTACAAAAGTCTGGCACATCACAGTTT CCTAGTAATAGAGGAGACATTTCTAAAATCGTACCCAGAACTGTCTGCACCAAGAGCAAAGGTTCGACTGCCAATCACAGTTTGACTTGCGCCAAAATACTACCTACCAACTGTTTGTCAAAG ACTCTGCCATTCGTTGCGAGGTTGAACAACTCGATGGGCCCTGGACGAACTGTCGTCATTAAAGGAGAAGTGAATACAAATGCCAAAGG CTTTAATGTTGACCTAATATCAGGAAAATCCAAGGATATTGCTCTCCACTTGAACCCACGCCTGAATATTAAAGCATTTGTAAGAAATTCTTTTCTTCACGAGTcctggggagaagaagagagaaatattacCTCTTTCCCATTTACTCCCGGGATGTACTTTGAG ATGATAATTTATTGTGATGTTAGAGAATTCAAGGTTGCCGTAAATGGTGTACACAGCCTGGAGTACAAGCACAGATTTAAAGAGCTCAGCAATATTGACACGCTGGAAATTGATGGAGATATTCACTTACTGGAAGTCAGAAGCTGGTAG
- the LGALS8 gene encoding galectin-8 isoform X4, with the protein MMLSLNNLQNVIYNPVIPYVGTIPEQLEPGTLIVIRGHVPCDSDRFQVDLQCGSSVKPRADVAFHFNPRFKWSDCIVCNTLKNEKWGWEEITYDTPFKKEKSFEIVIMVLKDKFQVAVNGKHILLYAHRISPGKIDTLGIYGKVNIHSVGFSFSSVQKSGTSQFTLPFVARLNNSMGPGRTVVIKGEVNTNAKGFNVDLISGKSKDIALHLNPRLNIKAFVRNSFLHESWGEEERNITSFPFTPGMYFEMIIYCDVREFKVAVNGVHSLEYKHRFKELSNIDTLEIDGDIHLLEVRSW; encoded by the exons GTAATCCCCTATGTCGGGACGATTCCTGAGCAGTTGGAGCCTGGAACTTTGATTGTGATACGTGGGCATGTTCCTTGTGATTCGGACAG GTTCCAGGTGGATCTGCAGTGCGGCAGCAGCGTGAAGCCCCGCGCCGACGTGGCCTTTCATTTCAATCCACGCTTCAAGTGGTCCGACTGCATCGTCTGCAAtactctgaaaaatgaaaaatggggaTGGGAGGAGATCACCTACGACACgcctttcaaaaaagaaaaatcttttgagaTTGTGATTATGGTGTTGAAAGACAAATTCCAG GTGGCGGTAAATGGGAAACATATCCTGCTCTATGCCCACAGGATTAGCCCGGGGAAGATAGACACTCTGGGCATTTATGGCAAAGTGAATATTCACTCAGTTGGTTTTAGCTTCAGCTCG GTACAAAAGTCTGGCACATCACAGTTT ACTCTGCCATTCGTTGCGAGGTTGAACAACTCGATGGGCCCTGGACGAACTGTCGTCATTAAAGGAGAAGTGAATACAAATGCCAAAGG CTTTAATGTTGACCTAATATCAGGAAAATCCAAGGATATTGCTCTCCACTTGAACCCACGCCTGAATATTAAAGCATTTGTAAGAAATTCTTTTCTTCACGAGTcctggggagaagaagagagaaatattacCTCTTTCCCATTTACTCCCGGGATGTACTTTGAG ATGATAATTTATTGTGATGTTAGAGAATTCAAGGTTGCCGTAAATGGTGTACACAGCCTGGAGTACAAGCACAGATTTAAAGAGCTCAGCAATATTGACACGCTGGAAATTGATGGAGATATTCACTTACTGGAAGTCAGAAGCTGGTAG